Proteins from a genomic interval of Leishmania braziliensis MHOM/BR/75/M2904 complete genome, chromosome 24:
- a CDS encoding hypothetical predicted multi-pass transmembrane protein has protein sequence MNELKRKQRERRIWLAVYVIIGLAYVAGALNFGFEHRNYGACTGFFFAVLLIALRVALFVTPQHRLYQIFPPSSFNRAAYQTFFLCLCLTGISLGLWLMAKGIQHHQVWTAKSYFCGMIGMWMAAKWAFFVTMPIYELREDTLEEDALLRLGFIERGRERISGNSEPLLENQV, from the coding sequence ATGAACGAGTTGAAGCGCAAGCAGCGCGAACGCCGCATTTGGTTGGCGGTTTACGTTATCATCGGCCTGGCCTACGTCGCGGGTGCACTCAACTTCGGCTTTGAGCACCGCAATTACGGTGCGTGCACCGGCTTCTTCTTCGCGGTTCTCTTAATCGCCCTGCGCGTGGCGCTCTTCGTgacaccgcagcaccgcctgtACCAGATTTTCCCTCCCAGCAGCTTCAATCGCGCGGCATACCAGACGTTCTTCCTCTGTCTTTGCCTGACTGGGATCAGTCTGGGGCTGTGGCTCATGGCGAAGGGCATTCAGCATCATCAAGTCTGGACAGCGAAGTCGTACTTTTGTGGAATGATCGGCATGTGGATGGCAGCAAAGTGGGCCTTCTTTGTGACGATGCCCATCTACGAACTCCGAGAGGACACCCTCGAGGAGGACGCGCTTCTCCGACTTGGCTTCattgagagagggagagagaggataaGTGGCAATAGtgagccgctgctggagaacCAGGTGTAG
- a CDS encoding putative fatty-acid desaturase: MTSVEKGKDVTEEPVRRQPTYKEGNYEINYVAVAVLGLPIAGVLVAAFMGVPLQWKTFVTAVLFYMFNGCLGVTVGYHRLFSHRSYTASTAFQWLCAFAGAGSFEGSAKWWARNHRIHHRYVDTEKDPYNAQRGFIFSHMGWMVMKQDYSLLGKVDVSDFKYNYVIQFQHQHFFKMAMLSGVILPTMVCGLGWGDWLGGYFYAALAKIVFVHHCTFFINSLAHTSLFGAMQNYSDRHSSHDSFVCALFTFGEGYHNFHHEFAQDYRNGIKWYHYDPTKWIIRAASFVGGAKNLVRTPNDVIDANFNKMLLKKSRKEMEQAQTRLDELSIPISTEWTWEKVQDEVSKGRKLIVINNDVIDLMRSIPTGSGYTHSSKDIFWYSNHPGGQRILDMFVGKDATSAFTGGVYGHSCGAEAYLQHLRVAKLKVATD; this comes from the coding sequence ATGACCTCTGTGGAAAAGGGTAAGGACGTGACGGAGGAGCCTGTGCGCCGTCAGCCCACATACAAGGAGGGAAACTACGAGATCAACTATGTTGCTGTGGCTGTCCTGGGTCTTCCCATCGCCGGCGTCCTCGTTGCCGCGTTCATGGGTGTGCCGCTCCAGTGGAAGACGTTTGTCACCGCCGTACTCTTCTACATGTTCAATGGTTGTCTCGGCGTCACTGTCGGCTACCACCGTCTGTTTTCTCACCGCTCATACACGGCCAGCACTGCGTTCCAGTGGCTCTGCGCCTTCGCTGGTGCCGGCTCTTTTGAAGGCTCGGCCAAGTGGTGGGCCCGAAACCACCGCATTCACCACCGTTACGTGGATACGGAGAAAGACCCTTATAACGCGCAGCGCGGGTTCATTTTCTCGCACATGGGGTGGATGGTAATGAAGCAAGACTACTCCCTCCTCGGCAAGGTGGACGTGTCGGACTTCAAGTACAACTACGTGATACAGTTCCAGCACCAACACTTCTTTAAGATGGCGATGCTCTCTGGTGTCATCCTGCCCACGATGGTTTGTGGCCTCGGCTGGGGTGACTGGCTCGGCGGGTACTTCTACGCCGCTCTCGCGAAGATTGTGTTTGTCCACCACTGCACCTTCTTTATCAACAGCCTGGCTCACACCAGCCTCTTTGGTGCGATGCAGAACTACTCGGACCGCCACTCGTCGCACGACTCAtttgtgtgcgcgctctTTACCTTCGGTGAGGGCTACCACAACTTCCACCACGAGTTCGCCCAGGACTACCGCAACGGCATCAAGTGGTACCACTACGACCCCACCAAGTGGATCATCCGCGCAGCTTCATTTGTTGGCGGTGCCAAGAACCTCGTGCGCACGCCGAACGACGTCATCGATGCTAACTTCAACAAGATGCTCTTGAAGAAGTCGAGGAAGGAGATGGAGCAGGCTCAGACCCGCCTCGACGAGCTTAGCATCCCCATCTCCACGGAGTGGACCTGGGAGAAAGTTCAGGATGAAGTGTCGAAGGGCCGCAAGCTGATTGTCATCAACAACGACGTGATTGACCTGATGCGCAGCATTCCGACGGGCTCCGGCTACACGCACAGTAGCAAGGATATATTCTGGTACTCGAATCACCCCGGCGGTCAGCGCATCCTGGACATGTTCGTTGGCAAGGACGCAACGTCGGCGTTCACTGGTGGTGTCTACGGTCACTCGTGCGGTGCTGAGGCCTACCTTCAGCACCTACGCGTTGCGAAGCTCAAGGTGGCGACTGATTAA
- a CDS encoding putative notchless homolog → MPVRKKQRRDVVREAELNSNEDGDEAPKIMVRLLDEHGEPSGTQILLPASATPKQLDELLSSLLQDEELKKTPYAFFIGGEQINSSVQDILFRKQKDEYVGRMLKEGRRVRQQDIEKLEFAAPEETVVEIMYKPQAVFRVRPVTRCAGTLDGHSEAVLVVSFSPDSQVLATGGGDKEIRIWDMNTLTPVQELKAHTSWVQVLSWSPDGQFLVSGSKDGILANWTHNGEYSGFKCKKHKAHNHYVSHVSWEPLHRNPQCDRFVSASKDASLKMWNMATGLERSLSGHQSCVTCVKWGGEDRIYSSSQDRTVIVWDAATGSPWCVLRGHAHWVNFLALSTDLVTRTGAFGYEDLKFSTREDMSAHARKRYDALVSRFGGSERLVSCSDDNTMFLWNPQQSVTHVARMTGHQGIVFHIQFSPDGTMLASCSADKSVKLWNAADGTFITTFRGHVAAVYHVSWSLDSRMLVSGSKDTTLKLWSIAKRELVEDMSGHSDEIYATDWSPDGQKVATGSKDKRVRIWIH, encoded by the coding sequence ATGCCAGTGCGGAAGAAGCAGAGGCGCGATGTCGTTCGAGAGGCGGAACTGAACAGCAACGAAGACGGCGACGAGGCGCCGAAAATCATGGTACGACTTTTGGATGAGCACGGGGAACCAAGCGGCACTCAAATTCTGCTTCCCGCGTCTGCGACACCGAAGCAACTCGATGAGCTTCTCTCGTCACTACTGCAGGACGAGGAGTTGAAAAAGACCCCGTACGCCTTTTTCATTGGCGGCGAGCAAATCAACAGTAGCGTGCAGGACATTCTTTTCAGGAAGCAGAAAGACGAGTATGTAGGACGAATGCTGAAGGAGGGGCGGCGCGTGCGCCAGCAGGATATTGAGAAGCTCGAATTCGCTGCGCCAGAGGAAACAGTGGTGGAGATTATGTACAAGCCTCAGGCAGTGTTCCGCGTTCGCCCCGtgacgcgctgcgccggTACGTTGGACGGTCATAGCGAGGCTGTGCTGGTGGTGTCCTTTTCTCCAGACAGCCAAGTGTTGGCTACGGGTGGCGGTGACAAGGAGATTCGCATTTGGGACATGAACACCCTTACTCCCGTACAGGAGCTCAAAGCTCACACCAGCTGGGTGCAGGTGCTCTCGTGGTCTCCGGATGGGCAGTTCTTGGTGAGTGGAAGCAAGGATGGCATTCTTGCCAACTGGACGCACAACGGTGAATACAGCGGTTTCAAGTGCAAGAAGCACAAGGCGCACAACCACTATGTGTCTCATGTCTCCTGggagccgctgcaccgcaacCCACAGTGCGACCGTTTCGTCTCGGCGAGCAAGGACGCGTCGTTGAAGATGTGGAACATGGCAACAGGGCTGGAGCGTTCTTTATCCGGTCATCAGTCGTGCGTCACGTGCGTGAAGTGGGGTGGCGAGGACCGGATCTACTCTTCCTCACAGGATCGTACGGTGATAGTGTGGGATGCCGCCACCGGTTCGCCGTGGTGTGTGCTCCGCGGCCATGCACATTGGGTTAATTTCCTAGCTCTTAGTACAGACCTCGTCACCCGTACTGGGGCCTTCGGCTACGAGGATCTCAAATTCAGCACACGTGAGGACATGAGCGCGCACGCACGGAAGCGCTACGACGCTTTGGTGTCTCGCTTTGGTGGGTCGGAGCGACTGGTGAGCTGCTCTGATGACAACACAATGTTCTTGTGGAATCCACAGCAGTCGGTGACGCATGTGGCTCGAATGACGGGCCATCAGGGGATCGTGTTTCACATCCAGTTCAGTCCGGATGGGACGATGCTTGCCTCGTGTTCAGCGGACAAGAGCGTGAAGCTGTGGAATGCCGCGGACGGCACGTTCATCACCACCTTTCGGGGGCACGTGGCGGCCGTTTATCACGTCAGCTGGAGCCTCGATTCTCGCATGCTAGTGTCTGGCAGCAAAGACACAACTTTGAAGCTGTGGTCTATAGCGAAGAGGGAACTCGTCGAGGATATGTCCGGCCATAGCGACGAGATTTACGCAACGGACTGGAGTCCAGATGGGCAGAAGGTGGCCACAGGATCGAAGGACAAGCGCGTGCGCATCTGGATCCACTAG
- a CDS encoding zinc-finger multi-pass transmembrane protein, giving the protein MTTWEEALTSWGAVYIALLLPAILMLVNFVFGKCFVSEAMCRARHTPQSVHTRSRILGRAYVALVTLSFAWQYYVVMFVVRTQTDGNADVRACNPLFFVWDLIDHLPYLRGMQLSLLVQCCSSDVTYLVLVGLFAFFYASCVFSVPQATPGSAAAEGQDVISYCRRCGTHVHQMDHHCYFIGNCVGERNRRLFLCCLVAGVANLSYLLYKYALWVFAHGDAVTNVGAILVMVFDVFLAGLLGFQVLVLRRGWTTREFLRRRRHEKEPVVRCILRLCFS; this is encoded by the coding sequence ATGACGACATGGGAGGAGGCACTTACATCATGGGGAGCGGTGTATATAGCACTGCTCCTACCGGCTATCTTGATGCTCGTCAACTTTGTTTTTGGCAAATGTTTTGTGAGCGAGGCCATGTGCAGGGCTCGGCACACACCTCAGTCGGTGCACACTCGGTCGCGCATTCTTGGAAGAGCATATGTCGCCCTTgtcactctctccttcgcgtGGCAGTACTACGTTGTAATGTTCGTGGTTCGAACCCAGACGGACGGAAACGCTGATGTTCGTGCCTGCAACCCACTTTTTTTTGTGTGGGACCTGATCGATCACTTGCCATATCTACGGGGTATGCAGCTGTCACTGCTGGTCCAATGCTGCTCTTCAGATGTTACGTATCTCGTTCTCGTTGGGCTTTTTGCGTTCTTTTACGCGTCGTGTGTGTTTAGTGTACCCCAGGCCACCCctggcagtgccgccgcggaAGGGCAGGACGTCATTTCTTACTGCCGGCGTTGTGGCACGCACGTCCATCAGATGGACCACCACTGCTACTTTATCGGCAACTGCGTTGGCGAACGTAACAGGCGTTTGTTCCTGTGCTGTCTTGTAGCCGGCGTGGCAAATCTCAGCTATCTCTTGTACAAGTACGCCCTGTGGGTATTCGCGCACGGTGACGCCGTGACAAACGTTGGTGCAATCTTGGTGATGGTCTTTGACGTGTTCTTGGCCGGTCTTCTTGGATTTCAGGTGCTCGTGTTGCGGCGTGGCTGGACGACAAGAGAGTTCCTGCGCCGCAGGCGGCATGAGAAAGAACCGGTTGTGCGCTGCATACTTCGGCTCTGCTTCTCCTGA